One part of the Pseudemcibacter aquimaris genome encodes these proteins:
- a CDS encoding phosphoenolpyruvate carboxykinase, whose product MNNVGKYVSKNGVENQNINSDNDIHWNFGTELLYEHTIKQGLGQMSKGGALVVETGQHTGRSANDKFMVDEPSSRDNIWWGKVNKPISEEKFDIAHKQILAYLNERNLYVQDLYGGTDPAHRISVRAISPSPWHSLFIRNLLVRPDAADLEGFAPDFTILHAPELKMDPEELGINSETLITINIAKRTVLIAGTSYAGEMKKSVFSILNYLLPEKGIMPMHCSANIGKDGDSAVFFGLSGTGKTTLSADPERQLIGDDEHGWSDNTIFNFEGGCYAKVIRLSQEAEPEIYATTSMFGTVLENVVIDDDTREIDLDDNSKAENTRAAYPITSIPNTTDGAPGAYPKNVIMLTADAFGVMPPMARLTAEQAMYHFLSGYTAKVAGTEKGLGKEPQATFSTCFGAPFMPRHPSVYGNLLREKIAKGDVKCWLVNTGWTGGVYGVGHRMPIKYTRALLHGALDGTLNDVEFRQDPNFGFDVPLSCPGVDDAVLDPRGTWEDTEAYDKQAAHLVGLFKENFVEFEEHVDDAIISAGPIA is encoded by the coding sequence ATGAATAACGTTGGGAAATACGTCAGCAAAAACGGCGTAGAAAACCAAAATATTAACTCTGATAACGACATTCATTGGAATTTTGGAACAGAACTTCTTTACGAACACACAATCAAACAAGGCCTAGGCCAAATGTCAAAGGGCGGTGCCCTTGTTGTGGAAACAGGACAACACACTGGCCGTAGTGCCAATGACAAATTCATGGTTGATGAGCCATCATCACGCGATAACATCTGGTGGGGCAAGGTTAACAAGCCAATCAGCGAAGAAAAATTCGACATCGCGCACAAGCAAATCCTTGCTTACCTAAATGAACGTAATCTTTATGTTCAGGACCTATATGGCGGCACAGACCCAGCGCACCGCATCAGCGTTCGTGCAATTTCACCATCACCATGGCACAGCCTATTTATTCGTAATCTTCTTGTACGCCCCGATGCGGCTGATCTTGAGGGATTTGCACCGGATTTCACAATCCTGCATGCACCGGAACTTAAAATGGATCCGGAAGAACTTGGCATTAATTCAGAAACACTGATCACAATTAACATTGCGAAACGCACTGTTCTTATCGCTGGCACATCTTATGCTGGTGAAATGAAGAAATCAGTATTCTCCATTCTTAACTACCTGCTTCCTGAAAAAGGCATCATGCCGATGCATTGTTCGGCGAACATCGGCAAAGATGGCGATTCTGCTGTATTCTTCGGTCTTTCTGGAACTGGTAAAACAACACTTTCTGCTGATCCGGAACGCCAACTTATTGGTGATGACGAGCACGGTTGGTCAGATAACACAATCTTTAACTTCGAAGGTGGATGTTACGCGAAAGTAATTCGTCTTTCACAAGAAGCTGAGCCAGAAATTTATGCGACAACAAGCATGTTCGGTACTGTTCTTGAAAATGTTGTGATTGATGATGACACACGCGAAATTGATCTTGATGACAATTCAAAAGCGGAAAACACACGTGCTGCTTACCCAATTACATCAATTCCAAATACAACAGACGGCGCCCCGGGTGCATACCCGAAAAATGTTATCATGCTTACGGCTGATGCATTTGGTGTTATGCCACCAATGGCACGCCTTACTGCAGAACAAGCAATGTATCACTTCCTAAGTGGTTATACTGCGAAAGTCGCCGGTACAGAAAAAGGTCTTGGTAAAGAACCACAAGCAACATTCTCAACATGTTTCGGCGCACCATTTATGCCACGTCACCCATCCGTATACGGTAATCTTCTTCGTGAAAAAATTGCCAAGGGCGATGTTAAATGCTGGCTTGTGAACACAGGCTGGACCGGCGGTGTTTATGGTGTTGGTCACCGTATGCCGATTAAATACACACGTGCGCTTCTTCATGGTGCGCTTGACGGTACATTAAACGATGTTGAATTCCGTCAAGATCCAAACTTCGGTTTTGACGTTCCACTTAGCTGCCCAGGCGTTGATGATGCGGTCCTTGACCCACGCGGCACATGGGAAGACACAGAAGCTTATGACAAGCAAGCAGCTCACCTTGTTGGACTATTCAAAGAAAACTTTGTTGAGTTCGAAGAGCATGTTGATGATGCTATCATCTCAGCAGGTCCGATTGCTTAA
- a CDS encoding CYTH domain-containing protein, protein MAIELEIERKFLITKRPPYPPDEIFNIRQGYVARDSGNTVRIREKNGKFILNIKTPRLDHGGRHELEYEIPADEGEHLFDSIAHDPILKTREIYEIDGLKWELDIFEGENSGLMVAEVELQSADQDINIPDWIGPDVTQYGNFYNATIAYHPFKDWGVTYAALLEQLRE, encoded by the coding sequence ATGGCAATTGAGCTTGAAATCGAACGAAAATTTTTAATCACGAAACGCCCGCCATATCCGCCTGATGAAATTTTTAACATCAGACAAGGATATGTGGCGCGCGATAGTGGTAATACCGTTCGAATTCGCGAAAAAAACGGCAAGTTTATCTTAAACATCAAAACCCCAAGGCTGGATCATGGTGGCCGTCATGAACTGGAATATGAAATTCCGGCGGATGAGGGCGAACATTTATTTGACAGCATTGCCCATGACCCTATTCTAAAAACTCGTGAAATTTATGAAATTGACGGCTTGAAATGGGAACTTGATATTTTCGAAGGGGAAAATAGCGGCCTTATGGTGGCTGAGGTTGAACTTCAAAGTGCGGATCAGGATATTAATATTCCTGATTGGATTGGGCCGGATGTAACCCAATATGGCAATTTTTATAACGCGACCATCGCGTATCACCCGTTTAAAGATTGGGGCGTTACTTATGCAGCACTTCTGGAACAGCTTCGGGAATAA
- a CDS encoding DnaJ domain-containing protein codes for MSRPKSWTFPRWGDYHTEKEPISVRLCDYEGCDEPGDYPAPKAPDSKEKWYFCQPHVAEFNKNWNYFDGLSREEAMKRAQEEMRKAKGYRSAGTFDDAPKTYGKEERRADALEILDLDDDATDAEIKSSYRRLAKQYHPDTNLGDAESAIKFQQVKAAYEVLKKK; via the coding sequence ATGTCACGACCCAAATCATGGACATTCCCCAGATGGGGGGATTACCACACAGAAAAGGAACCGATCTCGGTTCGTTTGTGTGACTATGAAGGGTGTGATGAGCCGGGCGATTACCCCGCCCCCAAAGCCCCGGACAGTAAAGAAAAATGGTATTTCTGCCAGCCGCATGTCGCTGAATTCAATAAAAACTGGAATTACTTCGATGGCCTAAGCCGTGAAGAGGCCATGAAACGCGCGCAAGAAGAAATGCGCAAAGCCAAGGGGTACAGAAGCGCCGGTACATTTGACGATGCCCCAAAAACATACGGCAAAGAAGAACGCCGTGCTGACGCGCTTGAAATTCTTGACCTTGATGATGATGCAACGGACGCGGAAATTAAATCATCATACCGCAGGCTTGCGAAACAATATCATCCGGATACCAATCTCGGTGACGCGGAAAGCGCCATTAAATTCCAGCAGGTCAAAGCGGCATACGAAGTTTTAAAAAAGAAATAA
- a CDS encoding GNAT family N-acetyltransferase, with amino-acid sequence MDYIIRPAKKEEAYELAQLVNQAGQGPGTRGLDFTYWSMAAKDGQDPYEIGQKTVEDENDPYSYNNMRVLEVDNDIAALAMCFEAWTRTAEEMAKIPTEFQVFKHLTNEIPGEFYLDSIAAKPEYRGKGYGQIMLQDCIDQAKSKNYNAVYLIAFDKNAPGVGLYEKNGFYPVRDLPNTDHPDMPYQGGKIVLYKKDL; translated from the coding sequence ATGGATTATATTATCAGACCAGCAAAAAAAGAAGAGGCATATGAACTAGCCCAGCTTGTTAATCAGGCCGGGCAGGGACCGGGAACCCGCGGGCTTGATTTTACATATTGGTCAATGGCTGCCAAAGACGGGCAGGACCCCTATGAAATCGGCCAAAAAACGGTTGAGGATGAAAATGATCCTTATTCCTATAATAATATGCGTGTGTTGGAAGTGGATAATGATATTGCCGCCCTTGCTATGTGTTTTGAGGCATGGACAAGAACAGCTGAAGAGATGGCAAAAATTCCAACTGAATTTCAGGTGTTTAAGCATTTAACCAATGAAATTCCGGGTGAGTTTTACTTGGATAGTATTGCGGCAAAACCGGAATATCGTGGTAAAGGATATGGCCAGATCATGCTTCAGGATTGTATCGATCAAGCAAAGAGTAAAAATTATAATGCCGTTTATTTGATTGCGTTTGATAAAAATGCGCCGGGTGTGGGGCTTTATGAAAAGAATGGTTTTTATCCTGTTCGTGACCTTCCCAATACGGATCATCCAGATATGCCCTATCAGGGCGGTAAAATCGTTCTCTATAAAAAAGATTTATAA